A region of the Longimicrobium sp. genome:
TGTGGCAGGACATGGGGCTGGCGGGATGGGGCGAGACGCTGCTGGACATCCACGCGGTGACGGGCGACCCCGGGTACCGCGCGGACGCGCTGCGCGTGGCCGAGGGTCTGCTGCCGTTCCAGGTGCGCACGCGCTTCGGCACGGCGTTCCCCGGCGGCGCGCTGAACCGCGTGTCCAGCGAGTTCGGGATGGGGGCCTCGGGGATCGGGCTTTTCCTGCACCGGCTGGTGCACGGCGGCCACCGCGCCTTCTTCCCCGACCACCTCCTCCCCGGCTTCCCCGCGTCCGCGCCACTGGCGGGCGCGCCCGCATCGGCCGCCGTAGTTCCGGGGCCGGAGGCGGGCTCCGGACGCGCGAGGCCGGCGGCCGCGCGGCGCCGCGTCCGCGTGGGCATCGCGGCGGGCGCCTGATCCTTCGCGGATGGGCTCCGCGCATCGCAGCCGTCCGCGCGGGCGTCCCATCCATCCCCCCTTCATGGAGAGCCGTCGATGCGAACCGCCTTCATCCTCCACGATCCTCACGGCGCCGATCCCGCCTCGATCGACACGGTGCTGTCGCTGCAGACCTTCGCCGAGGCCTCCATCCAGCCGCCGGTAAGCCAGACGGAGGTCTGCCAGACGGTGGGGGCTCCGTGCGAGCCCGGATACACCCATGACGCCGCCGCGAGCACCTGCACGGTCTGCCTTTCCACGCAGCCGCCGATCCAGGTGTAGCGGTCCGGGGCAATCGCTACGCGCGGTTCTGGAACCAGCGGTGCAGCAGCGGCTCGGCGCCCAGCAGCTCGCGCACCTGCCCGGGCGAGAGCCCGAACACGCGCCGGAACTGCTGGCTCATGTTGGCCACGGTGAGCATCCCCAGCCGCTCCGAGAGCAGGTGCAGCGGCTCGGTGCTGTTGCGCTGCACGAAGAAGGCAACGTGCAGCGCGTGCGCCAGCGCCAGCCACGCGCGCGGGTTGGGCAGCCCCATCTGCTGCAGACGGCTGCGCCAGGTGCGCGCGGCCACCTGCCGGTTCAGCGACAGCCGCTCCAGCGTGCGCACGTCGGGCGCGGCGTCCAGCAGCTCGCGCACGTCGTCCTGCTCCACCCCCGGCGGCAGGTAGCCGGCGTCCGAGGCCCAGCGCAGCACGAACGAGCTCAGATCCAGCGGATGGGTGAGCTGCGCGCGCAGCACGTCGGGGTCCGGCGCGTCGCCGCCCAGGATGGCGCGGACCTGGGCACCCGCGGCGCTCCGCGCCGCGTCGGCCACCACCTGCAGCGGAGCCTCGGCGATCCATACGGCCACCGGCGAGCCCGGATGCCGCGCGCGCAGCTCGCGCACGTGCACCGGGAGCTGGCGCACCTCGGCACCGGGGTCGCTGTCGCCGGGAAGGCTGATCAGGCGCAGGAGCAGCACCTCGCTCCCGGCCGTACGCGGGCCGGCCGGCGCCAGGAACTCGCCGACGGACTCACGGAGGAAGGGTGAACTCCACTTGGCGACGGAAAGCATGAAGATGCGGTCGCGGGTTGTAGGGCGATTCGCATCTTAGTCGTTCTTTTAGGGACGTCAATCAAACATTTGGTAAACAGCAGAGCGTGGACAAAACGCGGAGACTCGCCACCGCCCTCGATCTCCCTCCGCGGCCGGAGAGCCGGATCGCATCCAGGAAGGCCGCGCCGTCTCTCCACCTCTCGTCGCGGTGAAGGGTCTGCATCCCTGCGGCACACGCCTTGAAGCGCCCTCCCCGCTCTTCCGCATGGGCATGCGACGACGGGGACACAGGCGAGGAGCGAGCATGGCGACGGAGCTGCTGAGCGAGGTACGGGGCGATCCGGACGTGGAGATCGCGCACGACGTGGAGTGCGTGCGGACCGGCATCGTCAACTGCTTCCTGTACGGCGAGCCGGGCGCGGGCGACCGCGGCTGGGTGCTGGTCGACGCGGGGATGTACGGCTTCGGGCACACCATCGTACGCCACGCGGCGCGGCGCTTCGGGGCGGAGTCGCGGCCGGCCGCGATCGTGATGACGCACGGGCACTTCGACCACATCGGCGCCCTGCGCGAGCTGGCGGAGGCGTGGGACGCGCCGGTGTACGCGCATCGGCTGGAGCTGCCGTACCTCACCGGCCGCTCGTCGTACCCGCCGCCGGACCCCACGGTGGGCGGAGGATTCATGGCCCTCGGCAGCCCGCTGTATCCGCGCGGCCCCATCGATCTGGGCGAGCGCGTGCAGCCGCTCCCGGAAGACGGCTCGGTGCCGGGGATGCCGGGGTGGCGGTGGCTGTGGACGCCGGGGCATACCCCCGGCCACGTCTCGCTCTTCCGCGACTCCGACGCGGTGCTGATCGCGGGCGACGCGTTCGTCACGACGAAGCAGGAGTCGCTGCTGGCGGTGCTGGAGCAGCGCCCGGAGATCCACGGCCCGCCCGCGTACTTCACGCAGGACTGGGATGCGGCGCGCGGGTCGGTGCAGCGCCTGGCCGAGCTGAAGCCCGAGGTCGTGGCCACCGGCCACGGCCGCCCGCTGCGCGGCCGGGTGATGCGCGAGGGGCTGGAGATGCTCGCGGCGAACTTCGAGATGCTCGCCGTGCCGCGCGACGGCCGCTACGTCCGCGCCCCGGCCCTCGCCGACGAGCGCGGCACCGTCTCCGTGCCCCCCGCGGTGTTCAACCCCACGCCGGTGCTGATCGGCGCGGGCGCGGCGCTGGCGCTGGGCATTCTCCTCGGCCGCCGCCTGCGCCAGCGGGATTGAGGCGGAGGCAGCTCACGCACGAACAAAGGCCCGCGCTTCCGGCGCGGGCCTTTGTTTCGTGGGCTGGCGGACGAGGAAGGATGGGCGCTGGCGCGTTCCGAATGCTGTTGAAGCCTCGCGCGGTTTGCGAGGCTTGCCGTAGTTGTTGCCGCGGCGCCGCGGCTTCAGCCGCCTTTCCGCGCAACGGCTTCGTGCTGTCGTCGCCGCGAATCCATTCGCGTCGATCTGGACGCACCTCACCTTCCGCGCGCCACCACCACGTCGGCCCGCGAGCGCGGCAGCACCTCGAGCGTCTGGTCGTACTGGCCGCTGAAGCCGGTGATGGTGACGCGCGTGCCGGGGCGGATCGCGCGGAAATCGAAATCGCCAGCGCCCGCGGGGAAGAAGATCTGCACCGCGCCCGATCCGTCGTCGATGCGCAGCTTGTGGCCGTACGGCGCGTCGTTCGTCACCGAATCCACCGCCGTCCCGCGCACCGTCACCAGCCGCCCCTCCGTCCGCTCGCCCACGGACGAGGCGCGCACGCGCCGCGGCCGGGGCACGCGCCCGTGGCCGATCCGCCGGATGCCGGGCGACACCAGCGTGAGCAGGCCGTGGCTGCTCGCGAGCGTCCCCGTCACCCGCATCCGCGCGCCGGTGCGCAGGTGCTGCGTGCTGTCGGCCACCCAGATGCCGCCGGTGGCGTCCTGGATGGCGAACCCCGCGTCGATCACGCCGGAGGGCACCGTCACGATCCCCTCCACCGTCACCTCGCGGCCGGCCGCAAAGGTGCGCGCGCGGGCGATGGTGTAGGTGAGCGGCGGCCGTGCGGCGCGCTCCGGTGGCGCCAGCGCGGCGCAGGCGAGGGCGATGGCCGCGCAGGCGGCGAGCTTCACGTGCATCAATCCCCCCTCGGTTCCGGAACGAACGGGATCAACCCGGCTGCGTGCATCTCCTCCTGGAGTTCCCGGGGCAGATCGCGGGCGTCCACGATCATCCCGTTCGACAGCTCGAAAAGCCACGTGAGCGGGCTCTCCTCCACCAGCTTCCGGAGGCTCCAGCGCGAGTCGAAGTAACCGATCTTCAACATCTTGCGAATGTCGGCCGCCTTGGTCGAGGCGGTGCCCTGGCTCACCTCCATCAGCCGGCAGAGCTCGCGTGCCTCCAGGAAGGGCTGGTTGCCGGGGTCGAAGAGGAAGTTGATCTGCCCGAGCGCGTACACGATCGCCGCGGCCCAGCTCCTCGCGCGTCCGCCGGCCAGCGGAGACGGACGCTTGCGGCTGAGCACCGCGGCCATCTCCCTCGCCAGCGCGGCGTACTCGGCATCGAGGTGCGCCGCGGCGAAGGCGTCGGTGACGGCGACGATTTCGTCGTACCTCGCCCGCATCTTCTGCGGCACCTTCAGATCTTCGGAGTCGTGGGAAGCCATGGCCGGAATGCTGGGGGGATTCGGAAACCCGGAGAAGAATACAGAATGCGTGTTTCCGGCCCGCCGCGCGAGGGGTGAGGTGGAACGCACGCGCCCGGCGTGCGATATTGGGCCGCGATGAGTCCTCTCCCCGATACCGCCCTGCCGATCGAGCCCGTGCTCCCCGCGCTGCGCGAAGCCCTGCGCGCGGGGACGGCCGCCGTGCTGCAGGCGCCCCCCGGCGCGGGGAAAACCACGCTCGTCCCCCTGACGCTGCTGGACGAGCCGTGGCTGGGCGGGCGGAAGATCGTGATGCTGGAGCCGCGCCGCCTGGCCGCGCGCGCCGCCGCGAACCGGATGGCGCAGCTGCGGGGCGAGCGCGTGGGCGCGACGGTGGGCTACCGCGTGCGGATGGAGACGCGGGTGGGCCCATCGACGCGCATCGAAGTGGTCACCGAGGGCGTGCTCACGCGGATGCTGCAGCACGACCCGGCGCTGGAGGGGGTGGGGATCGTCGTCTTCGACGAGTTCCACGAGCGCTCGCTGCACGCCGACCTGGGCCTCGCCCTCACCCTCCAGTCGCGCGCCGTGCTCCGCGACGACCTGCGCGTGCTGGTGATGTCGGCCACGCTGGACGGCGGCCCCGTCGCGCGGCTGCTGGGGGATGCGCCGGTCGTCACCAGCGAGGGGCGCGCCTATCCGGTGGAGACGCGCTGGCTCGCGCGGCGGCCGGAGGGGCGCATCGAAGCCGTCACCGCGCGCGCGGTCCGCGACGCGCTGGAGACGGAGGAGGGCGACGTGCTCGTCTTCCTCCCCGGCGCGGGGGAGATCCGGCGGGTGGAGGAGATGCTGGCGGCGGACGGGCTTCCGCGCGGTGTCCGCATCCACCCGCTCTTCGGCAACCTGCCGCAGGAGGCGCAGGACGACGCCATCCGCCCCTCCCCGCCCGGCTGGCGAAAGATCGTGCTGGCGACGTCGATCGCGGAGACGAGTTTGACGATCGAGGGCGTGCGCGTGGTGGTCGATTCGGGGCTGATGCGCGTTCCCCGCTTCTCGCCGCGCACCGGGATGACGCGGCTGGAGACGGTCGCCGTGTCGCGCGCGTCGGCCGACCAGCGGCGCGGGCGCGCCGGACGCTTGGGCCCCGGCGTCTGCCGGCGGCTGTGGACAGAGGCGGAAGACGCGGCGCTGCAGCCGTTTCGCCCGCCCGAGATCCTGGAGGCGGACCTGGCGCCGCTCGCGCTGGAGCTGGCGGCGTGGGGCGTGGCCGATCCGGCCGAGCTGCAGTGGCTGGATCCGCCGCCCGCCGCGGCCTTCGCGCAGGCGCGCGAGCTCCTGCGCGAGCTGGGCGCGCTGGACGCCGCCGGCGCCGCGACGCCGCACGGCCGGGCGATGGCGGCGCTCCCGCTGCACCCCCGCCTCGCGCACATGCTGCTGCGCGCGAAGGAGATGCGGCTCGGCGCGACGGCGTGCGACCTCGCGGCGCTGCTGGCCGAGCGCGACGTCCTGCGCGGGGAGGGACGCGCGGCGGACGCGGACGCGCGGCTGCGCCTGGCCGCGCTCCGGCGCGAGGGCGGCACCGGCGGCCACGGCGTGGACCCCGCGGCGCTGCACCGCGTCCGCGCCGAGGCGAAAGATCTCCGCCGCCACCTCGCCGCATCCCCCGCCGACGCGGACGACGAGGCGGCGGGCGTGCTGCTCGCGCTGGCGTATCCGGATCGCATCGCGCAGCGGCGGCCGGGCGCGGCTGGGCGGTATCTCCTCCGCAACGGCCGCGGCGCCGCCTTTCCGCATCCCCAATCCCTTTCCGAATCCCCGTACCTCGTCGCCGCGGAGCTGGACGACGCGGGGCGCGAGGGGCGCATCCTGATCGCCGCCCCGGTGGAGATGGCCGAGATCGAGCGCCACTTCGCGGACCAGATCGCCACCGAGGAGTCGGTAGCGTGGGACGATGCGGCCGGCGCCGTGCGCGCGCGGCGGATCGAACGCCTCGGCGCGATCGTCCTCCGCGAGGCGCCGCTGGCGGAGCCGGATCCCGGGCGCATCGCCGCCGCGCTGGCGGACGCGGTGCGGCAGGCGGGGATCGCGTCGCTGCCGTGGACGAAGGCGTCGGCGCAGCTGCGAGAGCGCATCGCCTTCCTGCATCTCCACGACCCGTCGTTCCCCGACGTGTCGGACGGGGCGCTGCTGGAGACGCTGGGCGATTGGTTGGGGCCGCGCCTGTACGGGCTGCGGAAGATGGACGAGGTGCGGCGGATCGACCTGGCGCCGGTGCTGGAGGGGATGCTGGCGTGGGAGCAGCGCCGGCGGCTGGACGAGCTGGCGCCGACGCACGTGGAGGTGCCCAGCGGCTCGCGCATCGCGATCGACTACACGGACGCGGCGGCGCCGGTGCTGGCGGTGCGGCTGCAGGAGGTGTTCGGGTGGACCGAGACGCCGCGGATCGCGGGCGGGCGCGTGCCGCTGACGCTGCACCTGCTGTCGCCCGCGCGGCGGCCCGTTCAGGTCACGCGCGACCTGGCCAGCTTCTGGCGAACGGGCTACTTCGAGGTGAAGAAAGATCTGAAGGGCCGGTATCCCAAGCACTACTGGCCCGACGACCCGCTCGTCGCCGAGGCCACCGCGCGTGCCAGGCCGCGGCGGTGACGACGGGAAGACAGAAGGGGCCGGACGCGCGCCGCGTCCGGCCCCTTCCGTCTTCCCTCGCAGGTGCTTACGCACACTCCACGCTGTCCGTGAATCGCACGCACCGCTCGGGGCACGCGGTGTTCTGCGAGCAGCCGAAGGTGCAGTCGAAGTTCGGATCGGTGGGGTAGCAGGGGCCCAGGAAAGAGGGCGGCGCCGGCACCACCTGCTGCTGGCCGCGCACGGTGCCGGCCTGCGCGGGCGCCACATTCGACGTCTCGAAAGACGTGACCTGGATCGCTTCGAGCTTCAGCTTCTTCATGGGATCGGCTCAGGTGCGGTGTACGAACGAGCGGGAGAGGAACATCAGAATCTATCCAAATCTGTCGCTTAATACAAGCTAACAGCATGAATCTCCGTCGACTCACCGCGATCCGTACGCCTTAACGCACTCCCTCGCGCCCTGCTGGCGGATGCCACTCCGGCGCGTCGAACATCGCCTGTTCCCCGGGCGCGTACAGGCGCGGCAGCACGGGGCGGAGCCAGTCGGCCAGCGGTAGCGCGGCGGCCTCATCGGCGCGCCAGAAGCGCGCTTCCAGCGTCTCGTCACCGTCGGCGCGCAGGGAGCCGCTGACTACGGCGCACTCGAAGACGGCCGTGACGTACTGCGCCACGTCGCCGTTGGGGTAGCGCACCTCGAACCCGGGGCCGCCCCACACCGCCAGCAGCCGGCGCGGCGTGACGAGCAGCCCCGTCTCCTCCCAAACCTCGCGCACCACCGCATCGGCCGGTGTCTCATCGGGCTCGATGGAGCCGCCCGGCGTGGACCACACGCCGCCGTCGCGCTGGCGGACCAGGAGCAGCCCGCCCGCATCGCCGCGCACCGCGGCGGTGACCGACGGCAGCACGAGGCGCATGGTTCCCACACGCTCGCGCAGGGCGCGGAGGTAGGGTGAAATCGCCAAGCCGGTCTCGGTGTCTGGAGATGGAATGCGGCGTGCCGGCCGCGCCCATTCTACCGCGGCGTCTCGACGCGGCGGCGGCGCCACAGACCGGCGGCGGCGAACCCGGAGAGGATCGTGCCCGCCGCCATCAGGCACAGGTAGACGGTTGCGGCGGGCCGAAAATGGCCGCTCGGATTGGAGATGATGAACGAGCCGGCCATCGCGTAACCGGCGCAGGCGTACGCGCTGCCCAGCAGGCCCAGGGCGAGCACGAGCCAGGGCCCGAAGCTGCGACGCGGTGAGCCGATCGAAGTCATCGTTTCATTTCATCCCATGCGCCCGTTCCGATCATTCTGTTTCGATCATAATGAGCCGGGTGACGCTTCCACAACCTTCCGGCATCGGCGGAGGCAATCATCTCCCCTTCCGCATCACAGCCCGTGATCGGGCTTTGAGATGGCGCGGTGCCGTGTAGAGCCCGCCTCAGCTCCCGGCCAGCGCCTCGCCGATCTCGGCGGCGAGGTCGTCCAGCCCGGGGAACGGCCGCGCAGGGGTTCCGGGCGGCCGCAGGCGCTCGTAGCGGGTGGTGGCGCGGCGGGCCGCGAGGCAGTCGGCGGCGGGCTCGCCGTCGTCCAGCCGCGCCCCCGATTCGGCCAGCACCTCCAGGCAACCCATCTCCAGCACCTCGTCGCCGAGCGCGCCGGCGCCGGCCAGCGCGATGCGGGCCAGCGCGGCGCCGTCCATCCCCAGCTCCCGCAGCAGGGCGGCGGCGCGCGCCGTCAGGGCCAGCGCGGAGACGGACGCGCAGCGATCCAGCGCTACGTCCCCGAGAACCTCGCCCAGCCGCTCCAGCGACCGGCGCGCGGCATGATCCCACGCATCGGCCGTGAGCCGCGCCTCGGCCGCGCGGAAGACGAGCACCGCGCGGTTCCACTCGCCGGCCCCGTCAGCCGCTGCCGCCGCCACGCGGCTCGCCTCGCGGAAGTGGCCGCGGCCGGCCAGGGCGACGCATCGCCCCTCGGCCGCCACGGTGGCGAGCGGGTCGCCGGGGGCGATGCGGCAGGCGCCGAGGTAGTGCTCCACGGCGTCGTCGCGGCCGTTGGACAGCAGCACCTTCAGGCCGTCCAGCACGGCCACGTTCGTCGCCAGCCGCTCGAGCTCTCCCATCCCGGTGCCGTCGGCGGCCAGCCGCTCGCCGGCCACGGTGACGCCCGCCATCGCCAGCGTTCCGCGCCGGCCGCCCTCCAGCATCGCCAGGAAGCGCGCCAGCGCCTCGGACACGCGGCCCGCGAGCCCGTCCAGCCGCCCCAGGGTGATCCACGGCTGGATCGCGTGCACCGCCAGCTCCTCGCGCCCCGGGCGGGCCTCGCGCGCGATGGAATCCAGCGCGGCCAGGCAGGTCCGCCGCGCGGCATCCGGCCGCCCGGCGTGCACCTGGACGAGCGCGGCGTGGCTGGCGCAGACGGCCAGCCGCCCCACGTCGCCGCGGGTGGGCGCGCCGGGCGCGGGGATGCGCGCCAGCGCGTCGCGGAGCCGGCGCACCCAGCCGTCGAGCGGCGCGCGCGGGAGCTGGTCGTGCGGCGAGAGAATCCGCCGCGTGACGCCGGCTCCGCCGGCCACGCCGGGGCGGGCCGCGTATTCCGGCTGGGTGACCGCACCGGCCATGCAATGCTCCTTCGCTGGGTGGCGATCCGTCTTCCGCCCGAATCATCCACCCCGCGGCGCGCGGCCGGTATCCGTCTGGGACGAACGGCGGCCGCGCGTGACGAACGTCATCCCCCAACGGCGAAGCCCCCCTCCCGGCGTGGGGAGAGGGGCTTCGTGGTGACGGCGCGGTCGGGCGGCGGACGGCGCCGGGTCGGGCCGCCGCGCCAGGACGACGAGCGGGTTCTCGGACATCCGCTGCCGCAGCAACGTGATGGTGTCGTCTGCCATGCTGTCGGAGAAACGCGAGCGGGAGATGGGGATCGGCGGACGAAGCGTCATCCGCTCGCGCCCGGCGTTGCGATCCACTCGATCGACTGCCCGTGCGGGCCCGTGAACGCCACCGGCTCGCCGTCGACCGCGAGCAGGAAGCGGTCCTCCGGCGGCGCCCGGTCCAGCTTCGCGGCCACGGCGGGGAGGACGCGCGGGAACTCGTTGCTGATCCACACCGCGCCGAGCTCCTTCACCACCCCGGCGAAGCGCGTCCGGGTCTCCGACGCGACGTAGGCCAGCACGGCGGAGTGGAAGATGACGAGCGTCGCGTCCGGCGGAGCCGTTGCCGCGAGCGCGGGGAGGTCGGCGAGGAGATCGCCGCGCGAGACGGACGGCGGCGCCTCGGCGGCGATGCGCATTGCGGCGCGGAGGCGGGCGGCGCGGGCGTCCTGGCCGGGCCACACCAGCGTCTCCAGCCACGCCGCCTCCGCGGGATCGGAGAGGTCGAGCGGGTTCAGGTCGATCCCCGCGCGCCACGCGATCTCCGGCATCCGCTCCGGAATCGGCGTCGCGCCCTCCGCGCGGCAGGGGAAGACGGGCGGCAGATGCTCGCCCGGCGCGACCGGTGCGAGGCGCGCGCGGCCGTAGTCGTACGCGTAGCGCTCGGGGAGCAGGCACAGCCCGGCGGACGCGCCGGCCTCCAGCAGCGCCAGCGGCTGCGGCAGCCGCGCGAGCACGGGGAGCAGCACGGCGCAGCGCCCGGGCTCGTTGGTCTGCGTGCTCCGCGCCAGCACCAGCCGCCGGACCGGCTCCGGATCCTGCTCCACCAGCCGCGCGAGGTGCCCTGCATCCTCCGGCGTGCCATGGAGATGGCGCACTGCCGCGAACACCAGGTTCGGCTGCTGCTTCGCCTCGGGAAGAGCGGAGATGAACCGCAGCAGCGGCTCCGACCCGGCGACACCGCGCGCAAGCTCCTCGTAGAGCGGCGAGACGCCCTTCGCCTCGTGCTCCGCGAAACGGAGGTAGCGCTCGCCCAACTCGATGAATGGAGATTCGCCGCCCGTCACGCCCTCTCTCCGCCCGCGGCCACGTCCTCCAGCGGGGCGCCGGCCGCGCACAGCGGGCACTCGCCGGGAAGCCAGAGCTCGTACGCCTCGCGCGCGACCGCCTCGACGGGGATGCCGCGGGCGGCGAAGAACTCCGCGCCCGCCGCGCCCAGCACCAGCAGCGCCCCCGCGGCGACGGGAACCGCGCCGTGCGCCTGAAGCTCCGCGAACGTGCCGCGCAGCGCCGAGCCCGCGCTCATCACGTCGTCCACCATCGCGACCCGTTTGCCACGCACGCGCTCGACGTATGCGGTCGGAAGGAGATACCGCGCGGCGTACAATCCACCAGCATCCGCCGGCATCACCCGCTCGGTGAAGCAGAACTCCACGCCCAGCGCGTGGGCCACGAGCTGCGCCAGGAACGCGCCGCCCAGCAGCGGCCCGCACACCGCGTCCACGCCGTGCGCGCGCATCGCGTCCGCCAGCGCGGCCACGAACGGCCCGATCCGCCGCGGCTCGGCGAAGAGCGCGTCCAGGTCCAGCCAGAGCCCGCCGTGATGGCCGGACTCCAGCCGGAAGTGCCCGCGCCGCCCGGAGACCAGTTCCAGGAACGCCGCCGCGCCGGGCTGCGTCATCGCGCGAGCGGCCCCGGCTCGACCACGGGATAGTGCGCCGAGCGTTCGTCGAAGCGCGCCAGCAGCGCCCGCGCAGACTCCGGCACGACCGCGCGCTCGTAGTCGTCGCCCGCGAACGCGCGCACCGCGTCCAGCGAATCGAACCACATCAGCGTGACGAACTCCACCTCGGCGCCCGCGTCGCGGCGGAGGAGCTGGATGCCGCGGAAGCCCGCGATCTCCCGCCCCTCGATCGCGTGGAAGATCTCGGTGCGAAGGAGGCGTTCGTACGCGTCCGCGTTCGCGGGTGTGGTCCATCCATGCCAGATGCGGCAGATCATCGGGGTTCCTCCGGGTTGTCGAGCAGCTCCGCCGGGCAGCGCGGATCTCCCGCCCCTCCATCCGCCACATCCCGCGCCGAAGGCGCCTGCCA
Encoded here:
- a CDS encoding MBL fold metallo-hydrolase is translated as MATELLSEVRGDPDVEIAHDVECVRTGIVNCFLYGEPGAGDRGWVLVDAGMYGFGHTIVRHAARRFGAESRPAAIVMTHGHFDHIGALRELAEAWDAPVYAHRLELPYLTGRSSYPPPDPTVGGGFMALGSPLYPRGPIDLGERVQPLPEDGSVPGMPGWRWLWTPGHTPGHVSLFRDSDAVLIAGDAFVTTKQESLLAVLEQRPEIHGPPAYFTQDWDAARGSVQRLAELKPEVVATGHGRPLRGRVMREGLEMLAANFEMLAVPRDGRYVRAPALADERGTVSVPPAVFNPTPVLIGAGAALALGILLGRRLRQRD
- the hrpB gene encoding ATP-dependent helicase HrpB; this translates as MSPLPDTALPIEPVLPALREALRAGTAAVLQAPPGAGKTTLVPLTLLDEPWLGGRKIVMLEPRRLAARAAANRMAQLRGERVGATVGYRVRMETRVGPSTRIEVVTEGVLTRMLQHDPALEGVGIVVFDEFHERSLHADLGLALTLQSRAVLRDDLRVLVMSATLDGGPVARLLGDAPVVTSEGRAYPVETRWLARRPEGRIEAVTARAVRDALETEEGDVLVFLPGAGEIRRVEEMLAADGLPRGVRIHPLFGNLPQEAQDDAIRPSPPGWRKIVLATSIAETSLTIEGVRVVVDSGLMRVPRFSPRTGMTRLETVAVSRASADQRRGRAGRLGPGVCRRLWTEAEDAALQPFRPPEILEADLAPLALELAAWGVADPAELQWLDPPPAAAFAQARELLRELGALDAAGAATPHGRAMAALPLHPRLAHMLLRAKEMRLGATACDLAALLAERDVLRGEGRAADADARLRLAALRREGGTGGHGVDPAALHRVRAEAKDLRRHLAASPADADDEAAGVLLALAYPDRIAQRRPGAAGRYLLRNGRGAAFPHPQSLSESPYLVAAELDDAGREGRILIAAPVEMAEIERHFADQIATEESVAWDDAAGAVRARRIERLGAIVLREAPLAEPDPGRIAAALADAVRQAGIASLPWTKASAQLRERIAFLHLHDPSFPDVSDGALLETLGDWLGPRLYGLRKMDEVRRIDLAPVLEGMLAWEQRRRLDELAPTHVEVPSGSRIAIDYTDAAAPVLAVRLQEVFGWTETPRIAGGRVPLTLHLLSPARRPVQVTRDLASFWRTGYFEVKKDLKGRYPKHYWPDDPLVAEATARARPRR
- a CDS encoding pinensin family lanthipeptide, whose product is MKKLKLEAIQVTSFETSNVAPAQAGTVRGQQQVVPAPPSFLGPCYPTDPNFDCTFGCSQNTACPERCVRFTDSVECA
- a CDS encoding orotate phosphoribosyltransferase: MTQPGAAAFLELVSGRRGHFRLESGHHGGLWLDLDALFAEPRRIGPFVAALADAMRAHGVDAVCGPLLGGAFLAQLVAHALGVEFCFTERVMPADAGGLYAARYLLPTAYVERVRGKRVAMVDDVMSAGSALRGTFAELQAHGAVPVAAGALLVLGAAGAEFFAARGIPVEAVAREAYELWLPGECPLCAAGAPLEDVAAGGERA
- a CDS encoding DUF6398 domain-containing protein, which translates into the protein MASHDSEDLKVPQKMRARYDEIVAVTDAFAAAHLDAEYAALAREMAAVLSRKRPSPLAGGRARSWAAAIVYALGQINFLFDPGNQPFLEARELCRLMEVSQGTASTKAADIRKMLKIGYFDSRWSLRKLVEESPLTWLFELSNGMIVDARDLPRELQEEMHAAGLIPFVPEPRGD
- a CDS encoding DUF2332 domain-containing protein; this encodes MTGGESPFIELGERYLRFAEHEAKGVSPLYEELARGVAGSEPLLRFISALPEAKQQPNLVFAAVRHLHGTPEDAGHLARLVEQDPEPVRRLVLARSTQTNEPGRCAVLLPVLARLPQPLALLEAGASAGLCLLPERYAYDYGRARLAPVAPGEHLPPVFPCRAEGATPIPERMPEIAWRAGIDLNPLDLSDPAEAAWLETLVWPGQDARAARLRAAMRIAAEAPPSVSRGDLLADLPALAATAPPDATLVIFHSAVLAYVASETRTRFAGVVKELGAVWISNEFPRVLPAVAAKLDRAPPEDRFLLAVDGEPVAFTGPHGQSIEWIATPGASG
- a CDS encoding NUDIX domain-containing protein translates to MAISPYLRALRERVGTMRLVLPSVTAAVRGDAGGLLLVRQRDGGVWSTPGGSIEPDETPADAVVREVWEETGLLVTPRRLLAVWGGPGFEVRYPNGDVAQYVTAVFECAVVSGSLRADGDETLEARFWRADEAAALPLADWLRPVLPRLYAPGEQAMFDAPEWHPPAGREGVR